In Clostridium swellfunianum, a genomic segment contains:
- the nagB gene encoding glucosamine-6-phosphate deaminase: protein MRVIVAKNYEEMSRIAAMEIAKLLYVKPEAILGLATGSTPEGVYKELIELNKENRVDFSRVTTYNLDEYKGLTGDHAQSYRYFMNTRLFNHVNIDKNRSHVPNGVADDFEKECDEYDAAIENAGGIDLQLLGIGRNGHIGFNEPSDFLNLNTHVTDLTEDTIKVNSRFFDNIDEVPTQAITMGLGSIMKAKKIILLASGESKAEIIAKLVEEKISTRIPASMLQVHPNVLVIVDQEAAALLKNTSNDGIEYLK from the coding sequence ATGAGAGTAATAGTTGCAAAAAATTATGAAGAAATGAGCAGAATAGCAGCGATGGAAATAGCAAAGCTTTTATATGTTAAACCAGAAGCGATACTAGGACTTGCTACTGGAAGCACACCTGAAGGTGTATATAAAGAATTAATTGAGTTAAACAAAGAGAATAGAGTAGATTTTTCTAGAGTTACTACTTATAACTTAGATGAGTATAAGGGTTTAACTGGAGATCATGCTCAAAGTTACAGATATTTTATGAATACAAGACTGTTTAACCATGTAAATATTGATAAGAATAGAAGTCATGTACCAAATGGAGTGGCAGATGACTTTGAAAAAGAATGTGACGAGTATGATGCGGCAATAGAAAATGCAGGAGGAATAGACCTTCAGCTTTTAGGAATAGGTAGAAACGGTCATATAGGTTTTAATGAACCTTCAGATTTTTTAAACTTAAATACTCACGTTACTGATCTTACTGAGGATACTATTAAAGTTAATTCACGATTCTTCGATAATATCGATGAAGTTCCAACTCAAGCTATAACTATGGGGCTTGGCAGCATAATGAAGGCCAAGAAGATAATTCTTCTTGCAAGTGGTGAATCTAAGGCTGAGATTATTGCAAAGCTCGTTGAAGAAAAGATAAGCACAAGAATACCTGCTTCAATGCTGCAAGTGCATCCAAATGTACTTGTAATTGTGGATCAAGAGGCAGCAGCCCTTTTAAAAAACACTTCAAACGACGGAATAGAATATTTAAAGTAA
- the radA gene encoding DNA repair protein RadA, translating to MAKIKNVFVCQDCGYESPKWLGKCPGCGAWNSMAEEAKAAASDFGRAVTISSGNKPRSITNIKSGEHERYNTGISELNRVLGGGLVRGSLTLISGSPGIGKSTLLLQTANNISKQHGRVLYISGEESEEQIKMRGDRLGVVHPELYILSETNIDVIEQHVSEVEPIFVIVDSIQTLYKPSLTSAPGSVSQVRECSSDLMRLGKTKNIPFFIVAHVTKQGELAGPRVLEHMVDTVLSFEGERTEDYRILRTIKNRFGTTSEIGVFEMAEVGLVEITDPSKVFLEESSFTQEGAVVVGVMEGTRPILVEIQALVSETKAPMPRRTAVGIEGSRLNLILAVLEKKMRIPFYNCDVYVNVVGGLNIDGTFADLGLALALVSSIKGKELKLEKSLIIGEVGLTAEVRPISFCDRLVNEGVKMGFKNVIIPFRNKDKVQSKGSNIILVSSLKEAISKVF from the coding sequence ATGGCAAAAATAAAAAATGTATTTGTGTGCCAAGATTGCGGCTACGAAAGTCCAAAGTGGCTTGGAAAGTGTCCTGGTTGCGGAGCTTGGAACAGCATGGCTGAGGAAGCTAAGGCGGCAGCTTCAGACTTCGGAAGAGCAGTAACTATTAGCAGTGGTAATAAGCCTAGAAGCATTACTAATATAAAATCTGGAGAACATGAAAGATATAATACAGGAATTTCAGAGCTTAATAGGGTTTTAGGTGGTGGTCTTGTTAGAGGCTCGCTAACTTTGATTTCAGGTTCTCCTGGTATAGGGAAGTCAACTCTTCTACTTCAAACTGCTAATAATATTTCAAAGCAGCATGGAAGAGTTTTATATATATCTGGAGAGGAATCAGAGGAACAGATTAAAATGAGGGGGGATAGGCTTGGAGTAGTTCATCCGGAGCTGTATATTTTATCTGAAACAAATATAGATGTTATTGAACAGCATGTAAGTGAGGTTGAACCTATATTTGTTATAGTTGACTCTATTCAAACACTCTATAAACCTTCGCTTACCTCTGCCCCAGGAAGTGTATCGCAAGTAAGAGAATGTTCCAGTGATTTAATGAGACTTGGAAAAACAAAGAATATACCATTTTTTATCGTTGCACATGTAACAAAGCAGGGAGAACTTGCAGGACCAAGGGTTTTAGAGCATATGGTTGATACGGTGCTTTCTTTTGAAGGTGAAAGAACAGAGGACTATAGAATTCTGAGAACTATTAAAAATCGGTTTGGAACCACAAGCGAGATAGGAGTTTTTGAGATGGCCGAAGTAGGACTTGTGGAAATAACAGATCCTTCAAAAGTGTTCTTGGAAGAAAGCAGCTTTACTCAGGAGGGAGCAGTTGTTGTAGGTGTTATGGAAGGAACAAGACCTATTCTAGTTGAAATTCAGGCTCTTGTGAGCGAAACAAAAGCACCTATGCCTAGAAGAACTGCTGTTGGAATTGAAGGCTCAAGGTTAAATCTTATTTTGGCAGTATTAGAAAAAAAGATGAGAATACCATTTTACAACTGTGATGTTTACGTAAATGTTGTTGGAGGACTGAATATAGATGGAACTTTTGCAGACTTAGGGCTTGCATTGGCCCTTGTATCAAGTATTAAGGGAAAAGAACTTAAGCTTGAGAAGTCTTTAATTATTGGTGAGGTTGGTCTTACTGCAGAGGTTAGACCTATATCTTTTTGTGACAGGCTTGTTAATGAGGGGGTTAAAATGGGATTTAAGAATGTAATTATACCTTTTAGAAACAAAGATAAAGTTCAATCAAAGGGATCAAACATTATTTTAGTTTCTTCTTTAAAAGAAGCTATAAGTAAAGTATTTTAG